The Gordonia terrae genome contains the following window.
CCCCGGTTCTTCACGGCGCTGCGGATCGGCATCACCTACGCGGTGGTGGGTGCCGTGTTCGCCGAGTACGTCGGCGCCAGCCAGGGGCTCGGCATCTACATGAGCCTCCAGAAGAACTCGTTCCGCACCGACCTCGTGCTCGCGGCCGTGCTGGTGACGGCCGTCATCAGCGTCGGGCTGTATCTGCTGACATTCGCAATCGAACGCGTCGTCGTGCCGTGGGCTCGCGCCGAGAAGACCGAGCCCTCATGACCGACGACGCTCGCCGGCTCGTCGTGGACCGGCTGACGAAATCCTTCCCCCGGAGCGGCCGCGAGCAACCTCCGCGTCACGTGCTCGACGCGGTCTCGTTCACGGCGGAGCCCGGCGAGTTCGTCTCCGTCATCGGACCGAGTGGCTGCGGCAAGAGCACCATCTTCAGCATGCTCGCCGGGCTCGACGTACCCGACTCCGGCAGCGTCACCGTCGGCGGCGACGCCGCGATCGCCGGACACTGCGCGTACATGCCGCAGAAGGATCTGCTGTTCCCCTGGCGCACGATCCTCGACAACACGATCCTCGGCCTGCAGGTACAGGGTGTGCCGGCAGCCGATGCCCGTCGCCGGGCGGCGGAGCTCTTCCCCACCTTCGGGTTGTCCGGGTTCGAGGACGCGCGCCCGTCTCAGCTGTCCGGGGGGATGCGACAGCGGGCCGCCCTGCTCCGCACGGTCGTGCAGAACCGCGATCTGCTGCTGCTCGACGAACCGTTCGGCGCCCTGGACTCGTTGACCCGGACGGAGATGCAGTCGTGGCTGCAGTCGGTCTGGCAACGCTACCGGTGGACGGTGCTGATGATCACCCACGACATCCGTGAGGCCATCTACCTCTCGGACCGGGTCATCGCGTTGTCCGCCCGACCGGCGACCGTCGTCCGCCAAGCGCGCGTCGAGCTCCCGCGGCCGCGGGAACTCGCGGTCCTCACCTCACCGGAATTCGTTGCGCTCGAGAAGGATCTGCGAGCAGTGCTGCACGACGAGGCCCGGCGCGCCCTTGCCGAGCAGAGCGACTCGGGCTCGACGCTCGCGGAATGACCGCCCGCCGGGTCACCGGTCAGGGTGTCGGTGCGACCAGACGCTGACGGACATCCCGGAAGATCCCGTTCGCGACGCTCGTCCGGCTCACCGCGTCGGCCGCGAGGACGACGGCGGCCGAAGTCCAGCAACTCTTCTCGACCGGCCAGCGCTTGCCGTCGGCGAACACCAGCCCGGTCCAATACGATCCGTCTGGATCACGGAGGTGTTGGATCGAGGCGATGAGCTCGATGGCGTCGGCGGTGTCGCCGAGCGAGTCCAGAGCAAGGGCCAGCTCACAGGTCTCGGCACCGGTCACCCAGGGCCGATGGTCCACGCATCGGACACCCTTGCCGGGGACGACGAACTGTTCCCAGCGGCGAGCGATCAGTTCCTGACCTTCGCGACCCCGCACTGCTCCGCCGAGGAT
Protein-coding sequences here:
- a CDS encoding ABC transporter ATP-binding protein, translated to MTDDARRLVVDRLTKSFPRSGREQPPRHVLDAVSFTAEPGEFVSVIGPSGCGKSTIFSMLAGLDVPDSGSVTVGGDAAIAGHCAYMPQKDLLFPWRTILDNTILGLQVQGVPAADARRRAAELFPTFGLSGFEDARPSQLSGGMRQRAALLRTVVQNRDLLLLDEPFGALDSLTRTEMQSWLQSVWQRYRWTVLMITHDIREAIYLSDRVIALSARPATVVRQARVELPRPRELAVLTSPEFVALEKDLRAVLHDEARRALAEQSDSGSTLAE